One genomic window of Candidatus Bathyarchaeota archaeon includes the following:
- a CDS encoding response regulator, whose protein sequence is MGTKILVVDDSAFTRRIVRNALNGRGFREVIEAENGEEALRKYETEKPDVVLLDIIVPGLDGTEVLKRIMNIDENAKVIMLTAVGQAKTMKTCNILGSAGYIVKPFDERQLVDTVEETLRAKGKRKRTAKLTKLEEDALREVGHIGAQHAGTALSKMIGQTVKVKLLTATMTSLDDLPKLVGDRETLVSGIYLPVTGDLSGSLLMIFPEKSAFILVNVLLKKEPGTTKELDEMDKSALSEAGNILAGNCLTALSHTLGMHLVEHVPEFAHGMVGALLDNVAVAFGQKAERALIIQVELSTRAKIKVMGYFFLLFSLKEAHAMLRALGAKVVA, encoded by the coding sequence ATGGGTACGAAAATATTGGTCGTTGATGATTCGGCGTTTACGAGGCGGATTGTACGGAATGCTTTGAATGGTCGGGGTTTCCGAGAGGTGATTGAAGCAGAGAACGGCGAGGAAGCATTGAGGAAATATGAAACAGAAAAGCCGGACGTGGTACTTTTGGACATAATAGTGCCTGGCTTAGACGGAACTGAAGTGCTCAAAAGGATCATGAACATAGATGAGAATGCAAAGGTGATAATGCTTACAGCTGTAGGGCAAGCAAAGACTATGAAGACATGCAACATACTTGGTTCCGCTGGGTACATTGTTAAGCCTTTTGATGAAAGACAGTTAGTGGACACTGTGGAGGAGACCCTTCGTGCAAAAGGAAAGAGAAAACGAACGGCGAAATTGACTAAATTGGAGGAAGATGCGTTGAGAGAGGTTGGGCACATCGGTGCGCAGCATGCAGGCACGGCTCTTTCAAAGATGATTGGGCAAACGGTCAAGGTGAAGCTACTAACGGCAACGATGACTTCTTTAGATGACCTTCCGAAGTTGGTTGGAGATAGGGAAACGTTGGTCAGTGGGATATATCTTCCGGTAACTGGAGACCTTTCGGGTTCATTGTTGATGATTTTTCCAGAGAAAAGTGCTTTCATACTAGTGAACGTGCTGTTGAAAAAGGAGCCGGGAACTACAAAGGAGCTTGATGAGATGGACAAATCTGCTTTGAGTGAAGCTGGGAATATTCTAGCTGGAAACTGTTTAACTGCTTTGTCGCACACATTGGGAATGCATCTTGTTGAACATGTTCCCGAGTTCGCACATGGTATGGTCGGGGCCTTGCTCGACAACGTAGCCGTAGCCTTTGGGCAAAAAGCTGAGCGAGCATTGATAATACAAGTGGAGTTAAGCACTAGAGCAAAAATCAAGGTCATGGGATACTTCTTCCTCCTGTTCTCATTGAAGGAAGCTCACGCAATGCTGAGAGCACTCGGGGCAAAGGTAGTTGCATAA
- a CDS encoding chemotaxis protein CheD — MHNILEDIVVDTAQVKATQTPNRLVALGVGSCIVVTLYDPMLKVGAMAHAMLPDSTEHGLTSNPFKFADLAIDHMIRKMESLGSQRRNMTGKIVGGANMFPTLGHKSLKTGEENVLAVKEKLRKEGISLAGEVVGGSVGRSVEFDTASGIVTVRVKI; from the coding sequence TTGCATAACATCCTAGAAGACATTGTAGTGGACACGGCTCAAGTAAAAGCCACCCAGACGCCCAACAGGCTAGTGGCGCTTGGAGTAGGCTCTTGCATAGTCGTAACGCTCTACGACCCCATGCTCAAAGTTGGAGCAATGGCCCATGCCATGCTGCCCGACAGCACAGAACATGGGCTGACTAGTAATCCATTCAAGTTTGCCGACTTGGCTATAGATCATATGATTAGGAAAATGGAATCGTTGGGTTCTCAAAGACGAAATATGACCGGAAAGATTGTCGGTGGAGCAAACATGTTTCCGACTCTTGGACATAAAAGCTTGAAGACTGGTGAAGAGAACGTTCTGGCTGTAAAGGAGAAGCTGAGGAAAGAAGGAATCTCTCTGGCTGGAGAGGTCGTGGGGGGTAGTGTTGGCAGGTCTGTGGAGTTTGACACAGCAAGTGGAATCGTAACAGTTAGAGTAAAGATTTGA